The following proteins come from a genomic window of Paenibacillus spongiae:
- a CDS encoding ABC transporter substrate-binding protein, with protein MKKQTMLMVMMALTIVLSGCAKTESTNTPASQVSKTENPNSAADMDKGGVKKNVVDTSGNGNIETINIKVMTPDVSAPARANNFIEAANSLNEKLEKENSKQRVQVEAIVKSVKDDEFKQQFIFASKSDNANDIYATGYSNIGWMANGDYLLPLTGIEKEPVFQNQMPGYWDAVSWNKQVWGVIQDTEARPIFFNKNVLKKLGWTDQQIADLPKKSENGEFTLADMTDLAKKAVDSKVVNSGLMLTAGGKDLPVIFFNHGTEVYDASQGKYVLDKSHLKTTFEYLNNAVSQGMLSKGFVSESKDDMLKTLINDEGLFLQAGVWDEAKWRTRGMHKVTGNVTSEYVMNNIGAMVMPVANKDQKPVTVSNPWVYVVSKDTKYPDLVKRLLVEVSAPKLQAEHGLQSSHIPFTKEGQQYETVKKDPWLNYVSYLTQYSKFMPNDPNEPKFEKIMKDATQNVVSGSMTTDEAVDWMGKQMKIDLGEVIEK; from the coding sequence ATGAAAAAACAAACAATGTTGATGGTTATGATGGCATTGACGATAGTGCTGTCAGGCTGTGCAAAAACTGAAAGTACGAATACGCCGGCTTCGCAAGTCAGCAAGACGGAAAACCCGAACTCGGCGGCTGACATGGATAAGGGCGGAGTCAAGAAAAATGTCGTAGATACTTCGGGAAATGGCAATATCGAAACGATTAACATTAAAGTGATGACACCCGATGTATCGGCTCCTGCAAGAGCCAATAACTTTATTGAAGCGGCGAATAGTCTGAATGAGAAACTGGAGAAAGAAAATTCCAAGCAGCGCGTGCAGGTTGAAGCGATTGTCAAATCGGTGAAAGATGACGAATTCAAACAGCAGTTTATCTTTGCATCCAAATCCGACAATGCCAACGATATTTACGCAACGGGATATTCCAATATCGGCTGGATGGCCAATGGCGATTATTTGTTGCCGCTGACCGGAATCGAGAAAGAACCGGTATTCCAGAACCAGATGCCTGGCTATTGGGACGCCGTTTCTTGGAATAAGCAAGTTTGGGGCGTCATTCAGGACACCGAAGCTCGTCCGATCTTTTTTAACAAAAATGTACTGAAGAAATTAGGCTGGACGGATCAACAAATTGCAGACCTACCGAAGAAATCGGAAAACGGAGAATTTACATTGGCGGATATGACAGATCTGGCCAAAAAAGCGGTGGACAGCAAGGTCGTGAATTCCGGATTGATGCTGACTGCTGGCGGCAAAGATTTGCCGGTTATCTTTTTTAACCACGGTACTGAGGTATATGACGCAAGTCAAGGCAAATATGTGCTGGATAAATCACACTTGAAGACAACGTTCGAGTATCTGAATAATGCCGTTTCGCAAGGCATGCTTTCCAAAGGATTTGTTTCGGAAAGCAAAGATGACATGCTCAAAACCTTAATCAATGATGAGGGATTGTTCCTGCAAGCAGGCGTATGGGATGAGGCAAAATGGCGGACACGCGGCATGCACAAAGTCACAGGAAACGTTACTTCCGAGTATGTGATGAATAATATCGGGGCGATGGTGATGCCTGTCGCTAACAAAGACCAGAAGCCGGTAACGGTATCCAATCCGTGGGTTTATGTCGTGTCTAAGGATACGAAATATCCCGATCTGGTGAAGCGACTGTTGGTTGAAGTCAGCGCGCCCAAGCTGCAAGCTGAACATGGGCTGCAGAGCTCCCATATTCCGTTTACGAAGGAAGGCCAACAGTACGAAACGGTCAAAAAGGACCCATGGCTGAACTATGTGAGCTACTTGACCCAATATTCGAAATTTATGCCGAATGATCCGAATGAGCCGAAGTTCGAGAAAATAATGAAAGATGCTACACAGAACGTTGTCAGCGGCAGTATGACAACCGATGAGGCCGTGGATTGGATGGGCAAACAGATGAAGATCGATTTAGGCGAAGTAATTGAGAAATAA
- a CDS encoding GntR family transcriptional regulator — MLNRYTAISEALAKEIEQMSFSKGEQLPTESELSRRFQASRETIRKALKCLIESGHIYSIQGSGYFIRSKGIHMESTINRFTSITELIRNANLVESDLEVQIFKRKPNENELQLLDLDKHDSVFVVDRIRAASGEPVVYSQNIMSESVVGPDFPEKFNPGSLTDCLKHKYGIVVAEALMEIRAVTDEDMLPYRLKQSNAPLLKFIQVHYDPKTVPIFLSYDYMRNDMIRFFVRRT; from the coding sequence ATGTTGAACCGATATACGGCAATCAGCGAAGCGCTCGCCAAAGAAATCGAGCAAATGTCGTTCTCCAAAGGGGAACAGCTTCCGACCGAGTCGGAGCTTTCCCGGCGTTTTCAAGCGAGCCGGGAAACTATACGCAAAGCGCTCAAGTGTCTTATAGAATCCGGGCACATTTACAGCATCCAAGGATCCGGTTATTTCATCAGAAGTAAAGGGATTCATATGGAAAGCACGATCAATCGATTCACAAGTATTACGGAACTGATCCGCAACGCCAATCTGGTCGAAAGTGATTTGGAAGTACAAATCTTTAAAAGAAAGCCAAACGAGAATGAGCTTCAATTGCTTGATTTGGACAAGCATGACAGTGTGTTTGTCGTCGATCGGATCCGTGCTGCCAGCGGAGAACCGGTCGTTTATTCCCAAAACATTATGTCCGAAAGCGTAGTGGGACCGGATTTCCCAGAAAAATTCAATCCCGGTTCGTTGACGGATTGCTTGAAGCACAAATACGGGATCGTAGTCGCCGAAGCGTTAATGGAGATTCGCGCCGTTACCGATGAAGATATGCTGCCTTATCGGCTCAAGCAAAGCAACGCTCCGCTGCTGAAATTCATTCAAGTCCATTATGATCCCAAAACGGTTCCGATTTTTCTCTCTTATGATTACATGCGCAACGATATGATCCGGTTCTTTGTAAGGAGAACGTAA
- a CDS encoding DUF6933 domain-containing protein, which translates to MLYIKATKDTLKDLNAKPHTVESTDPFFSWHVNFFTLYGKKHYVFINDLSRMSLSVTGIRSNSTKVQEIFLTHLCHYFALEHIPEALMNAYLDNCKEYVLTKTDSRSVLGTLNEVMLTMKTLESGNEELKDQDTRHKWNNRLIYKPIDYERPIDVFKKELKERFGKARQTNS; encoded by the coding sequence ATGCTTTACATAAAAGCAACCAAAGATACATTGAAGGACCTGAATGCAAAACCGCATACGGTTGAATCAACCGACCCGTTCTTCAGCTGGCACGTTAATTTCTTCACCCTATACGGGAAGAAACACTATGTATTCATAAATGACTTGTCGCGGATGTCTTTGTCCGTGACGGGGATCAGAAGCAATTCGACTAAAGTGCAGGAAATCTTCCTCACCCATTTATGCCATTACTTTGCACTGGAACACATTCCGGAGGCGCTCATGAATGCTTACCTGGATAACTGCAAGGAATATGTCTTGACTAAGACAGATAGCAGAAGTGTGTTAGGTACGCTAAATGAAGTCATGCTTACAATGAAAACACTTGAAAGCGGTAATGAGGAGCTTAAAGATCAGGATACCCGGCATAAGTGGAACAATAGATTAATCTATAAGCCCATTGACTACGAGAGGCCGATTGATGTCTTTAAGAAGGAGCTCAAAGAGAGATTCGGAAAGGCACGGCAAACGAATTCATAA
- a CDS encoding stalk domain-containing protein: MKMRTGFLAGAAFTMLTTMLIHTAPAKAEANPSPSIFLDGQPLSFKTPPVVENGYSFVPMRPIFEAEGAKVSWDNRTQTVKAVKEGVTLTYRIGETAAYKNKEKLDMPVSGKIIDGSTMVPLRFISETLGSLVQWHEHSNSITISSVQNYETTIEYGVNLRNSPKDDANSRILRMLPKNERIHVIREMDVNWLEVQAQDGTIGFISAKPIYSDYTSLELAEKQADALIAFGSQYLGTPYEFGAKSGQTNTFDCSSFVEHVFKEVLSIDLPRVSYDQALEGKEVGIGEIRKGDLLFFGARGLEIGHVGIYAGDGKILHTFSKERGVHIGDFNDNWKKRFVTAKRLY; this comes from the coding sequence ATGAAGATGAGAACCGGCTTCCTTGCGGGGGCCGCGTTTACGATGCTGACTACGATGCTTATTCACACCGCGCCTGCAAAGGCCGAAGCGAACCCGTCACCATCCATTTTTCTGGACGGGCAGCCATTATCCTTTAAGACGCCTCCCGTTGTTGAGAACGGCTATAGCTTCGTTCCGATGCGTCCCATTTTTGAGGCCGAAGGAGCCAAAGTGTCCTGGGACAATCGCACGCAGACCGTGAAGGCTGTCAAAGAAGGCGTCACGCTTACATACCGTATCGGTGAAACCGCCGCTTACAAAAACAAAGAAAAGCTGGACATGCCCGTATCCGGCAAAATTATCGACGGATCGACCATGGTTCCGCTGCGATTTATTAGCGAAACGCTGGGCAGTCTCGTGCAATGGCATGAACATTCCAATTCGATTACGATATCATCCGTTCAGAATTACGAGACGACCATTGAATATGGAGTCAACCTGCGCAATTCGCCTAAAGACGATGCCAATTCCCGCATCCTCCGGATGCTGCCGAAGAATGAGCGAATCCACGTCATCCGGGAAATGGATGTGAATTGGCTGGAGGTGCAGGCCCAGGACGGAACCATCGGTTTCATCTCGGCTAAGCCGATTTATTCCGATTATACCAGCCTTGAGCTGGCGGAGAAGCAAGCGGATGCGCTGATCGCATTCGGATCGCAATACCTGGGGACGCCTTACGAGTTCGGGGCCAAGTCCGGCCAAACCAACACGTTCGATTGCTCTTCTTTCGTCGAGCATGTGTTTAAGGAAGTGCTGTCCATCGATCTGCCGCGCGTCTCTTACGACCAGGCCCTCGAAGGGAAGGAAGTCGGAATCGGCGAAATACGCAAGGGCGATCTGCTGTTCTTCGGCGCCCGCGGGCTTGAGATCGGGCATGTGGGCATCTACGCGGGGGACGGCAAGATTCTGCATACGTTCTCCAAAGAGCGCGGCGTTCACATCGGCGATTTCAACGACAATTGGAAGAAGCGTTTTGTCACGGCCAAGCGGTTATACTAA